In Procambarus clarkii isolate CNS0578487 chromosome 58, FALCON_Pclarkii_2.0, whole genome shotgun sequence, one genomic interval encodes:
- the LOC123767904 gene encoding glucose-6-phosphate exchanger SLC37A4 isoform X1 — MKMVRQSQKSEGMQGGRGGSVVMGKEQRLQSYQRAVFGALFLGYACYTYNRKSVSYAIPTLLASGLITTSTIGIINSCQNTAYAISKFLGGILSDKMSARVLFSIGLAVSGACTLIFSRTENAVIWALLWFLNGFAQGAGWPACAKLLKKWFSPANFGTWWSVLTASSNVSGSLSPLLAAYVIINHGWSASLIISGLLSVVMAGVTLVTLVDEPALAHLPDPTTSHTPTSSKSECSEKMTARQLAASPFLWLVSVCYLIVFCSKTALADWGQVFLMEELGRSQMQASSFTSALETGGFFGGILAGVLTDKMASTVSMRGNARLMVAASFMVACAAGLHFLRVFLTPHTSQMVVSGVGVVLGASMFGPISIYGIVASETFPAHLSGTAHAVVALAANVGAVAAGWPLSWVARTWSWGAVLLLLETMAASSVLLILSTSAIHLRPKPKMS, encoded by the exons ATGAAAATGGTGAGGCAGTCACAG AAGAGCGAGGGAATGCAGGGTGGTCGTGGTGGAAGTGTGGTGATGGGCAAGGAGCAGCGTCTCCAGTCCTACCAGCGAGCGGTGTTTGGGGCGCTGTTCTTAGGCTACGCCTGCTACACCTACAATCGCAAGAGTGTGTCCTACGCCATCCCCACACTCCTCGCCTCCGGGCTCATCACCACAAGTACCATTG GAATCATCAACAGCTGCCAAAACACCGCCTATGCGATCAGCAAATTCCTGGGTGGCATTTTGTCTGACAAAATGAGCGCCCGCGTCTTGTTTTCCATAG GGCTGGCGGTGAGCGGAGCGTGCACCCTGATCTTCTCCAGGACTGAGAATGCAGTGATCTGGGCGCTGCTCTGGTTCCTCAACGGGTTTGCTCAGGGCGCCGGCTGGCCTGCCTGTGCTAAGCTCCTCAAGAAG tgGTTCAGCCCCGCCAACTTCGGCACGTGGTGGAGCGTGTTGACGGCCAGCAGTAACGTGTCGGGAAGCCTCTCCCCGCTCCTGGCAGCCTATGTCATCATCAACCACGGCTGGAGCGCCTCACTCATTATCTCTG GTCTACTGTCTGTGGTGATGGCCGGAGTGACCCTTGTGACTCTGGTTGACGAGCCCGCCCTCGCTCACCTCCCAgaccccaccaccagccacaccccaaCATCCAGCA AGAGTGAGTGTAGCGAGAAGATGACGGCGAGGCAGCTGGCGGCGTCGCCTTTCCTGTGGCTGGTGTCGGTGTGTTACCTCATCGTCTTCTGCTCCAAGACGGCCCTCGCAGACTGGGGACAGGTCTTCCTCATGGAGGAGCTCGGCCGATCACAGATGCAAG CGAGTTCCTTCACCAGTGCTCTGGAGACTGGCGGGTTCTTTGGCGGCATCCTGGCGGGCGTCCTCACGGACAAGATGGCTTCCACG GTGAGCATGAGAGGTAACGCTCGTCTGATGGTTGCTGCCAGCTTCATGGTGGCCTGTGCTGCCGGGCTACACTTCTTGAGGGTCTTCCTCACGCCTCACACCTCACAG ATGGTGGTGTCTGGCGTGGGCGTGGTGTTGGGCGCCAGCATGTTTGGCCCCATCTCCATCTACGGCATCGTGGCCTCCGAGACCTTCCCCGCCCATCTCTCCGGCACCGCCCACGCCGTCGTCGCCCTCGCAGCAAATG TTGGTGCCGTGGCAGCCGGGTGGCCGCTGAGCTGGGTGGCCAGGACGTGGTCGTGGGGCGCCGTCCTCCTGCTCCTCGAGACCATGGCGGCTTCCTCCGTCCTCCTCATACTGTCCACCTCCGCCATACACCTTCGACCCAAGCCCAAGATGTCTTAA
- the LOC123767904 gene encoding glucose-6-phosphate exchanger SLC37A4 isoform X2: MQKSEGMQGGRGGSVVMGKEQRLQSYQRAVFGALFLGYACYTYNRKSVSYAIPTLLASGLITTSTIGIINSCQNTAYAISKFLGGILSDKMSARVLFSIGLAVSGACTLIFSRTENAVIWALLWFLNGFAQGAGWPACAKLLKKWFSPANFGTWWSVLTASSNVSGSLSPLLAAYVIINHGWSASLIISGLLSVVMAGVTLVTLVDEPALAHLPDPTTSHTPTSSKSECSEKMTARQLAASPFLWLVSVCYLIVFCSKTALADWGQVFLMEELGRSQMQASSFTSALETGGFFGGILAGVLTDKMASTVSMRGNARLMVAASFMVACAAGLHFLRVFLTPHTSQMVVSGVGVVLGASMFGPISIYGIVASETFPAHLSGTAHAVVALAANVGAVAAGWPLSWVARTWSWGAVLLLLETMAASSVLLILSTSAIHLRPKPKMS, from the exons AAGAGCGAGGGAATGCAGGGTGGTCGTGGTGGAAGTGTGGTGATGGGCAAGGAGCAGCGTCTCCAGTCCTACCAGCGAGCGGTGTTTGGGGCGCTGTTCTTAGGCTACGCCTGCTACACCTACAATCGCAAGAGTGTGTCCTACGCCATCCCCACACTCCTCGCCTCCGGGCTCATCACCACAAGTACCATTG GAATCATCAACAGCTGCCAAAACACCGCCTATGCGATCAGCAAATTCCTGGGTGGCATTTTGTCTGACAAAATGAGCGCCCGCGTCTTGTTTTCCATAG GGCTGGCGGTGAGCGGAGCGTGCACCCTGATCTTCTCCAGGACTGAGAATGCAGTGATCTGGGCGCTGCTCTGGTTCCTCAACGGGTTTGCTCAGGGCGCCGGCTGGCCTGCCTGTGCTAAGCTCCTCAAGAAG tgGTTCAGCCCCGCCAACTTCGGCACGTGGTGGAGCGTGTTGACGGCCAGCAGTAACGTGTCGGGAAGCCTCTCCCCGCTCCTGGCAGCCTATGTCATCATCAACCACGGCTGGAGCGCCTCACTCATTATCTCTG GTCTACTGTCTGTGGTGATGGCCGGAGTGACCCTTGTGACTCTGGTTGACGAGCCCGCCCTCGCTCACCTCCCAgaccccaccaccagccacaccccaaCATCCAGCA AGAGTGAGTGTAGCGAGAAGATGACGGCGAGGCAGCTGGCGGCGTCGCCTTTCCTGTGGCTGGTGTCGGTGTGTTACCTCATCGTCTTCTGCTCCAAGACGGCCCTCGCAGACTGGGGACAGGTCTTCCTCATGGAGGAGCTCGGCCGATCACAGATGCAAG CGAGTTCCTTCACCAGTGCTCTGGAGACTGGCGGGTTCTTTGGCGGCATCCTGGCGGGCGTCCTCACGGACAAGATGGCTTCCACG GTGAGCATGAGAGGTAACGCTCGTCTGATGGTTGCTGCCAGCTTCATGGTGGCCTGTGCTGCCGGGCTACACTTCTTGAGGGTCTTCCTCACGCCTCACACCTCACAG ATGGTGGTGTCTGGCGTGGGCGTGGTGTTGGGCGCCAGCATGTTTGGCCCCATCTCCATCTACGGCATCGTGGCCTCCGAGACCTTCCCCGCCCATCTCTCCGGCACCGCCCACGCCGTCGTCGCCCTCGCAGCAAATG TTGGTGCCGTGGCAGCCGGGTGGCCGCTGAGCTGGGTGGCCAGGACGTGGTCGTGGGGCGCCGTCCTCCTGCTCCTCGAGACCATGGCGGCTTCCTCCGTCCTCCTCATACTGTCCACCTCCGCCATACACCTTCGACCCAAGCCCAAGATGTCTTAA